GGACCGGGCAGGCAAAGCCTCTTCAGGTCTTGTTGAGCGTCCAGAGCGGATCCAGAAGGCTGAGAGGGTCATCAGTGGGCCGGGCAGCCCGTAGGCCCTGCCCATTATGGGCCTGCAGAAAGTTCTGCTTACTCATGCGCTGCTTCCCTCGCAAGGAGCTGTCCAGAGAGAAGGCCTCGGGAGTTAGGGAGGCCAACAGCtccaaggaggaggaggggggcccCACACTGGGGGCCTCAGGTACTGGCTGTTCCTCCTCAGGCTGGGGGGCTTCAGGCAGAGGTgaagggagagggggtggggaggaggatgggagctGGGCGGACTCTGGGAGGCTGGCTGGTGGCAAGCCTGGGGGCTCTACAGGGACTGGGAGGCTGGTAGCCGGGGAATCCAGGCCCCCAGGAGGCCGGATGCTGAGTTTGGCGATGGTGGCCTGGATGGAGCTAATGGGCACATCCCCGCCGAGGACCAGGTCCTGGGAATCCTGAGGAAGGTGATTCTGGGAAGACAGAAGTAGATGTACATGAGTCCACCAGGCTGTGGCTGTGCCCCCTTGCCCCCCGCAAGCCCCAAGGGCTCCCTACCTTCTGACTGATGCTTGTGCCGGCTGATGATCTGCCTGGAGGGGGCATGCCATGGCGCTGCAAGACCTGCTCCACGTGTCTCACCACCGCCTCGTGGCAGAACCGCAAGTGCAGCTGGAGAGGGCCCTCGGTTTGGTCAACAGCACAGGGCCTCCTTGCCCTAGGGTTGAGGGTGTCCCCCTGcaccgcccccagccccagccccacccctccagcccgCCCCTCACTTTCTCCTGCAGCATGTGCTTCCTCTGCTGCCGCATGCGCCGCACCAGCCGAGGCAGCTCAGGGATCCCGTTCCCGGCCTCCACCTCCTGCACCGCCGCATAGAGCAGTGCAAAGGCTCCCGTGCGGCCCACCCCAGAGCTGTGGTGGGAAGGCGGGGTGTCAGCTGGgcccagggccccccccccccccgacacccCCCCCTTACCCACCAGCCTGGGCCCCACCTGCAGTGCACGACGACTGGTGTGTGCAGGGGCCGCTGATGTAGGCAGTGTGCGTGCACCTCCTGGATGAAGCGCAGCAGGTTGCCAGGGCTGTCCGGCAGGCCCCTGCAGGGTGCAGGCCAGAGGGCTGTGAGCAGGGCCAGATAGATACCCTTacccaccacccccacacacaccggGGGCAGCAGACGCACAACTCAGGCCAGGTGGGGAAGTGGAGGTGCACAAGTGAGCGCTTGAGGCTCTGGTCCCGGAACTGCAGGCTCAGCACCCGCTCCACATGGGTCTCGGTGGCACGGACGCTGCTCAGTGCCACACTCAGGGCACCATGTACCATGGGCtgtccccgctcagcagggaagtAACGTGCCACCTTTTGCTAAGGGACAGACAAGCAAGGTGGTGAGATCTGCTCTTCTTCTGGGTCCCCTTCcgggcaccccctcccctgccctccttgcCCACCCCCTCACCTTCTCCATCTCAGCCTCCGACACCAACATGACAATGACGGACACCTTCTGCTCGTGCACCATGAGCCAGAAGTCGGCAGCAGTACCGGGCAGCGGGGCCTGGGTGGCCACCAAGGGCGGGCAGTAGGGCGAGAGCCCCTCCACGCGGCTGGCGTTGATGTAGTCGTCCTTGCCCGAGCGCAGCACCACGCGGTTACTATCGTAGGGCATGACGTCCTGGTGCCGGTTCTTCAGCGAGTAGCAGCGGGCGATAGCGATGGAGCGGCCACGGGCGTCATGTTCCTGTGCATCCTGCAGCTCCCGCCACATGGCATCCAGTGCCCCAGTGTCCCCCAGCTGGCCTCGAAAGGCCTCCAGCTCCCGCTGCAACTGCTGCAGCCTCTCGGGGCGCTCGTAGGGGTCCCTCTCAATCAGCCGCAGGGCCTGTGGCCGGCGGCCCTCAGCTGCATCCACCTTTGTGGGCTGCAGCAGGGGCTGCCCACCCCCAGGAGGCTGTGTGCCCCCGTGCTGACTCTCCGGGCTGGAGGATAGCAGGTCTGCAGCTGCAGGCCCCCGGCGCACACATGGGGGCGGCTCTGCTGCGGGGGCCCGAGGCGGCACTGGGCCAGGCCCTGGTGACGGGGCAGGTGAAGGCactgggtggggggtaggggcgGGCTGGCCGGCAGGTGAAGGGCCTCTAATGGAGAGCGGGGTAGCCTGAGGGCCCAGGGGCCTAGGGGCCGGGGCAGGACCATATGccagggtgggatggggagaCGGAGGTGGCCCGGCGCTAGGGAAGGGCAGAGCCCCTGAGTGGGGGGGCAGTGCCCCcgagtgggggggcagagggtcCTGAGAGGGGCCTGGGTAGAGAGGGGTGTGCAGAGGCGGTGTGGGCTGTCCCAGGACACTAGGCTGAGGAGCAAAAGGGTAGGGGGGTTGTGGGGGCACCCGCCCCTGAGCCTGGGGTGGGAAGAGGTTCGGATGCTGGAGCggaaggggctgctgggggggctggggtgtGAATGCCACTCCTGTGGGATGGGGCTGGGGCCCAACCCTGGGGGCCGGAAAAGCTGGGGGAATCCCAGGAGCAAAGTGGTGCTGGGCAGGGGGAGCTGTGAGGGGCGGCTTGGCCCCCATAGGGTAGGTGTAGGGTGTGGGCAGCAGCTGCGGCTGTGGTGGGGGCACTGGGAagcagggctggggtggagcGGGGCTGGGGTTTGGCCGTGGAGCAGTGTGGCTGGAGATGGGGGCCTGGACACTATCCACAGTGGTCGTGGCTGGCCGAACCCCCAGGGCCATCTCGGGTCCTGAgaactggggaggaggggcagagggcagaccTGCAACTGGCGGGGGTGGTCCTACCCCCCCATAGGGACTGCTTACCACACCGTGCTGTGGGGACGACCGGGGCACAAGTCCCAACTCTGGAGTGTAGGCAGGGGCAGGGTAGAGAGCAGGACCAGGGGCCAGGACCACagcaggggggcctggggcctgggggggcctgggctgcaagccctgggtggggcctgagtAGGCACCTGGAGGTAAGGGGCCTGAAAGATAGTGGGGTCCTGGGCCCgcagagctggggaaggggctaGGAGGAAAACGGAGGATGGCAGCAGCGGCCAAGTAGGCGTCAGGTGGCCGGGGAGCAGCCACCATTTCAGGGGGCAGGCTGCGCAGCTCCTCAGGCAGGTCTCCTGTCTCCAGCACCTCGCCCTCCTCCCTCCGGGGCAGCAGTGGCTTTGGGGCTGTGGGCCGAGGGGGTGGCTTCTTCTTCAGCTCCCTACAGAACAAg
This window of the Canis lupus dingo isolate Sandy chromosome 20, ASM325472v2, whole genome shotgun sequence genome carries:
- the PTPN23 gene encoding tyrosine-protein phosphatase non-receptor type 23 isoform X2; translation: MEAVPRMPMIWLDLKEAGDFLFQPAVKKFVLKNYGENPEAYNEELKKLELLRQNAVRVPRDFEGCSVLRKYLGQLHYLQSRVPMGSGQEAAVPVTWTEIFSGKSVAHEDIKYEQACILYNLGALHSMLGAMDKRVSEEGMKVSCTHFQCAAGAFAYLREHFPHAYSVDMSRQILTLNVNLMLGQAQECLLEKSMLDNRKSFLVARISAQVVDYYKEACRALENPDTASLLGRIQKDWKKLVQMKIYYFAAVAHLHMGKQAEEQQKFGERVAYFQSALDKLNEAIKLAKGQPDTVQDALRFAMDVIGGKYNSAKKDNDFIYHEAVPALDTLQPVKGAPLVKPLPVNPTDPAVTGPDIFAKLVPMAAHEASSLYSEEKAKLLREMMAKIEDKNEVLDQFMDSMQLDPETVDNLDAYSHIPPQLMEKCAALSVRPDTVRNLVQSMQVLSGVFTDVEASLKDIRELLEEDELLEQKLQEALGQAGASLAGSKAELAEVRRDWAKYMEVHEKASFTNSELHRAMNLHVGNLRLLSGPLDQVRAALPTPALTPEDKAVLQNLKRILAKVQEMRDQRVSLEQQLRELIQKDDITASLVTTDHSEMKLFEEQLKKYDQLRVYLEQNLAAQDNVLRALTEANVQYAAVRRVLSELDQKWNSTLQTLVASYEAYEDLMKKSQEGKDFYADLESKVAALLERAQSTCQAREAARQQLLDRELKKKPPPRPTAPKPLLPRREEGEVLETGDLPEELRSLPPEMVAAPRPPDAYLAAAAILRFPPSPFPSSAGPGPHYLSGPLPPGAYSGPTQGLQPRPPQAPGPPAVVLAPGPALYPAPAYTPELGLVPRSSPQHGVVSSPYGGVGPPPPVAGLPSAPPPQFSGPEMALGVRPATTTVDSVQAPISSHTAPRPNPSPAPPQPCFPVPPPQPQLLPTPYTYPMGAKPPLTAPPAQHHFAPGIPPAFPAPRVGPQPHPTGVAFTPQPPQQPLPLQHPNLFPPQAQGRVPPQPPYPFAPQPSVLGQPTPPLHTPLYPGPSQDPLPPHSGALPPHSGALPFPSAGPPPSPHPTLAYGPAPAPRPLGPQATPLSIRGPSPAGQPAPTPHPVPSPAPSPGPGPVPPRAPAAEPPPCVRRGPAAADLLSSSPESQHGGTQPPGGGQPLLQPTKVDAAEGRRPQALRLIERDPYERPERLQQLQRELEAFRGQLGDTGALDAMWRELQDAQEHDARGRSIAIARCYSLKNRHQDVMPYDSNRVVLRSGKDDYINASRVEGLSPYCPPLVATQAPLPGTAADFWLMVHEQKVSVIVMLVSEAEMEKQKVARYFPAERGQPMVHGALSVALSSVRATETHVERVLSLQFRDQSLKRSLVHLHFPTWPELGLPDSPGNLLRFIQEVHAHCLHQRPLHTPVVVHCSSGVGRTGAFALLYAAVQEVEAGNGIPELPRLVRRMRQQRKHMLQEKLHLRFCHEAVVRHVEQVLQRHGMPPPGRSSAGTSISQKNHLPQDSQDLVLGGDVPISSIQATIAKLSIRPPGGLDSPATSLPVPVEPPGLPPASLPESAQLPSSSPPPLPSPLPEAPQPEEEQPVPEAPSVGPPSSSLELLASLTPEAFSLDSSLRGKQRMSKQNFLQAHNGQGLRAARPTDDPLSLLDPLWTLNKT
- the PTPN23 gene encoding tyrosine-protein phosphatase non-receptor type 23 isoform X1: MEAVPRMPMIWLDLKEAGDFLFQPAVKKFVLKNYGENPEAYNEELKKLELLRQNAVRVPRDFEGCSVLRKYLGQLHYLQSRVPMGSGQEAAVPVTWTEIFSGKSVAHEDIKYEQACILYNLGALHSMLGAMDKRVSEEGMKVSCTHFQCAAGAFAYLREHFPHAYSVDMSRQILTLNVNLMLGQAQECLLEKSMLDNRKSFLVARISAQVVDYYKEACRALENPDTASLLGRIQKDWKKLVQMKIYYFAAVAHLHMGKQAEEQQKFGERVAYFQSALDKLNEAIKLAKGQPDTVQDALRFAMDVIGGKYNSAKKDNDFIYHEAVPALDTLQPVKGAPLVKPLPVNPTDPAVTGPDIFAKLVPMAAHEASSLYSEEKAKLLREMMAKIEDKNEVLDQFMDSMQLDPETVDNLDAYSHIPPQLMEKCAALSVRPDTVRNLVQSMQVLSGVFTDVEASLKDIRELLEEDELLEQKLQEALGQAGASLAGSKAELAEVRRDWAKYMEVHEKASFTNSELHRAMNLHVGNLRLLSGPLDQVRAALPTPALTPEDKAVLQNLKRILAKVQEMRDQRVSLEQQLRELIQKDDITASLVTTDHSEMKKLFEEQLKKYDQLRVYLEQNLAAQDNVLRALTEANVQYAAVRRVLSELDQKWNSTLQTLVASYEAYEDLMKKSQEGKDFYADLESKVAALLERAQSTCQAREAARQQLLDRELKKKPPPRPTAPKPLLPRREEGEVLETGDLPEELRSLPPEMVAAPRPPDAYLAAAAILRFPPSPFPSSAGPGPHYLSGPLPPGAYSGPTQGLQPRPPQAPGPPAVVLAPGPALYPAPAYTPELGLVPRSSPQHGVVSSPYGGVGPPPPVAGLPSAPPPQFSGPEMALGVRPATTTVDSVQAPISSHTAPRPNPSPAPPQPCFPVPPPQPQLLPTPYTYPMGAKPPLTAPPAQHHFAPGIPPAFPAPRVGPQPHPTGVAFTPQPPQQPLPLQHPNLFPPQAQGRVPPQPPYPFAPQPSVLGQPTPPLHTPLYPGPSQDPLPPHSGALPPHSGALPFPSAGPPPSPHPTLAYGPAPAPRPLGPQATPLSIRGPSPAGQPAPTPHPVPSPAPSPGPGPVPPRAPAAEPPPCVRRGPAAADLLSSSPESQHGGTQPPGGGQPLLQPTKVDAAEGRRPQALRLIERDPYERPERLQQLQRELEAFRGQLGDTGALDAMWRELQDAQEHDARGRSIAIARCYSLKNRHQDVMPYDSNRVVLRSGKDDYINASRVEGLSPYCPPLVATQAPLPGTAADFWLMVHEQKVSVIVMLVSEAEMEKQKVARYFPAERGQPMVHGALSVALSSVRATETHVERVLSLQFRDQSLKRSLVHLHFPTWPELGLPDSPGNLLRFIQEVHAHCLHQRPLHTPVVVHCSSGVGRTGAFALLYAAVQEVEAGNGIPELPRLVRRMRQQRKHMLQEKLHLRFCHEAVVRHVEQVLQRHGMPPPGRSSAGTSISQKNHLPQDSQDLVLGGDVPISSIQATIAKLSIRPPGGLDSPATSLPVPVEPPGLPPASLPESAQLPSSSPPPLPSPLPEAPQPEEEQPVPEAPSVGPPSSSLELLASLTPEAFSLDSSLRGKQRMSKQNFLQAHNGQGLRAARPTDDPLSLLDPLWTLNKT
- the PTPN23 gene encoding tyrosine-protein phosphatase non-receptor type 23 isoform X4 translates to MGSGQEAAVPVTWTEIFSGKSVAHEDIKYEQACILYNLGALHSMLGAMDKRVSEEGMKVSCTHFQCAAGAFAYLREHFPHAYSVDMSRQILTLNVNLMLGQAQECLLEKSMLDNRKSFLVARISAQVVDYYKEACRALENPDTASLLGRIQKDWKKLVQMKIYYFAAVAHLHMGKQAEEQQKFGERVAYFQSALDKLNEAIKLAKGQPDTVQDALRFAMDVIGGKYNSAKKDNDFIYHEAVPALDTLQPVKGAPLVKPLPVNPTDPAVTGPDIFAKLVPMAAHEASSLYSEEKAKLLREMMAKIEDKNEVLDQFMDSMQLDPETVDNLDAYSHIPPQLMEKCAALSVRPDTVRNLVQSMQVLSGVFTDVEASLKDIRELLEEDELLEQKLQEALGQAGASLAGSKAELAEVRRDWAKYMEVHEKASFTNSELHRAMNLHVGNLRLLSGPLDQVRAALPTPALTPEDKAVLQNLKRILAKVQEMRDQRVSLEQQLRELIQKDDITASLVTTDHSEMKKLFEEQLKKYDQLRVYLEQNLAAQDNVLRALTEANVQYAAVRRVLSELDQKWNSTLQTLVASYEAYEDLMKKSQEGKDFYADLESKVAALLERAQSTCQAREAARQQLLDRELKKKPPPRPTAPKPLLPRREEGEVLETGDLPEELRSLPPEMVAAPRPPDAYLAAAAILRFPPSPFPSSAGPGPHYLSGPLPPGAYSGPTQGLQPRPPQAPGPPAVVLAPGPALYPAPAYTPELGLVPRSSPQHGVVSSPYGGVGPPPPVAGLPSAPPPQFSGPEMALGVRPATTTVDSVQAPISSHTAPRPNPSPAPPQPCFPVPPPQPQLLPTPYTYPMGAKPPLTAPPAQHHFAPGIPPAFPAPRVGPQPHPTGVAFTPQPPQQPLPLQHPNLFPPQAQGRVPPQPPYPFAPQPSVLGQPTPPLHTPLYPGPSQDPLPPHSGALPPHSGALPFPSAGPPPSPHPTLAYGPAPAPRPLGPQATPLSIRGPSPAGQPAPTPHPVPSPAPSPGPGPVPPRAPAAEPPPCVRRGPAAADLLSSSPESQHGGTQPPGGGQPLLQPTKVDAAEGRRPQALRLIERDPYERPERLQQLQRELEAFRGQLGDTGALDAMWRELQDAQEHDARGRSIAIARCYSLKNRHQDVMPYDSNRVVLRSGKDDYINASRVEGLSPYCPPLVATQAPLPGTAADFWLMVHEQKVSVIVMLVSEAEMEKQKVARYFPAERGQPMVHGALSVALSSVRATETHVERVLSLQFRDQSLKRSLVHLHFPTWPELGLPDSPGNLLRFIQEVHAHCLHQRPLHTPVVVHCSSGVGRTGAFALLYAAVQEVEAGNGIPELPRLVRRMRQQRKHMLQEKLHLRFCHEAVVRHVEQVLQRHGMPPPGRSSAGTSISQKNHLPQDSQDLVLGGDVPISSIQATIAKLSIRPPGGLDSPATSLPVPVEPPGLPPASLPESAQLPSSSPPPLPSPLPEAPQPEEEQPVPEAPSVGPPSSSLELLASLTPEAFSLDSSLRGKQRMSKQNFLQAHNGQGLRAARPTDDPLSLLDPLWTLNKT
- the PTPN23 gene encoding tyrosine-protein phosphatase non-receptor type 23 isoform X3; protein product: MLGAMDKRVSEEGMKVSCTHFQCAAGAFAYLREHFPHAYSVDMSRQILTLNVNLMLGQAQECLLEKSMLDNRKSFLVARISAQVVDYYKEACRALENPDTASLLGRIQKDWKKLVQMKIYYFAAVAHLHMGKQAEEQQKFGERVAYFQSALDKLNEAIKLAKGQPDTVQDALRFAMDVIGGKYNSAKKDNDFIYHEAVPALDTLQPVKGAPLVKPLPVNPTDPAVTGPDIFAKLVPMAAHEASSLYSEEKAKLLREMMAKIEDKNEVLDQFMDSMQLDPETVDNLDAYSHIPPQLMEKCAALSVRPDTVRNLVQSMQVLSGVFTDVEASLKDIRELLEEDELLEQKLQEALGQAGASLAGSKAELAEVRRDWAKYMEVHEKASFTNSELHRAMNLHVGNLRLLSGPLDQVRAALPTPALTPEDKAVLQNLKRILAKVQEMRDQRVSLEQQLRELIQKDDITASLVTTDHSEMKKLFEEQLKKYDQLRVYLEQNLAAQDNVLRALTEANVQYAAVRRVLSELDQKWNSTLQTLVASYEAYEDLMKKSQEGKDFYADLESKVAALLERAQSTCQAREAARQQLLDRELKKKPPPRPTAPKPLLPRREEGEVLETGDLPEELRSLPPEMVAAPRPPDAYLAAAAILRFPPSPFPSSAGPGPHYLSGPLPPGAYSGPTQGLQPRPPQAPGPPAVVLAPGPALYPAPAYTPELGLVPRSSPQHGVVSSPYGGVGPPPPVAGLPSAPPPQFSGPEMALGVRPATTTVDSVQAPISSHTAPRPNPSPAPPQPCFPVPPPQPQLLPTPYTYPMGAKPPLTAPPAQHHFAPGIPPAFPAPRVGPQPHPTGVAFTPQPPQQPLPLQHPNLFPPQAQGRVPPQPPYPFAPQPSVLGQPTPPLHTPLYPGPSQDPLPPHSGALPPHSGALPFPSAGPPPSPHPTLAYGPAPAPRPLGPQATPLSIRGPSPAGQPAPTPHPVPSPAPSPGPGPVPPRAPAAEPPPCVRRGPAAADLLSSSPESQHGGTQPPGGGQPLLQPTKVDAAEGRRPQALRLIERDPYERPERLQQLQRELEAFRGQLGDTGALDAMWRELQDAQEHDARGRSIAIARCYSLKNRHQDVMPYDSNRVVLRSGKDDYINASRVEGLSPYCPPLVATQAPLPGTAADFWLMVHEQKVSVIVMLVSEAEMEKQKVARYFPAERGQPMVHGALSVALSSVRATETHVERVLSLQFRDQSLKRSLVHLHFPTWPELGLPDSPGNLLRFIQEVHAHCLHQRPLHTPVVVHCSSGVGRTGAFALLYAAVQEVEAGNGIPELPRLVRRMRQQRKHMLQEKLHLRFCHEAVVRHVEQVLQRHGMPPPGRSSAGTSISQKNHLPQDSQDLVLGGDVPISSIQATIAKLSIRPPGGLDSPATSLPVPVEPPGLPPASLPESAQLPSSSPPPLPSPLPEAPQPEEEQPVPEAPSVGPPSSSLELLASLTPEAFSLDSSLRGKQRMSKQNFLQAHNGQGLRAARPTDDPLSLLDPLWTLNKT